CTGCTGTCTTCATGGGCATGTCCGCTATATCTTTCTTCTCCGGCATCACACAGATTGGCCGCTCAGCCGTTGCTGAAATTAATGCACGCGATGGAGCCGAGGCTGCCAGCAAACTCGGGGGGCGCCTTTTTGTTGTCGCGCTCCTTTGCGTGTTGGGGCTCAATCTAACCCTTCCATTGCTTATGAACCTGTCTCAGTTCAGCGCACGTCCCGAAGAGATTGTCGTCCTGGAGAACATTTACCTGAGTTGGGCCATGTTGTTCGGGTCCATCATGATTCTGGACGGAGCAGCAAGTTGTTATTTCGGCGCTATCGGCAACACCCGACTCATTTTCAAAGCCAGCCTGGTGGGACAACTGGTTTCCATGCCTATGACGTACCTGCTGGTGTTCGGACTCTACGGATTTCCGGAGTTGGGCATGGCTGGTTCTGCCATCGGAACAGTCCTAGGCTCATTTGCCGTGCTGTTGGTGTACCTACCCAAAACGCCACTGGCTTTACGAGTTGCAGTCATTGAGGAATTGAAAAGCCTTACCCACATATCACGCGGACCTCTTCAGGTTTTAGTACTCTTCAAACGCGGCCTGCCGCTTGGTGCACATGACAGCGCTGATGAGATTGGTAACACCGCAATCCTTTGGGCAGCTTCCATCATCGGCACTGTTGCCCTTGCCGCCAACAACTTCAACGTTATCCTGAACTATATCGGCATCATTCCTGTCATCGGCATTGCAAATGGTGCAACCATATTAGCCTCTCAAGCAGTTGGCAAAGCCCAGTTTGATCGTATCGGAAAAATTGCCAGTGCCTCTCTTATGATAGCGCTCACCTACGTCGCTTTTGTCACAGTCATGCTACAAACGTTTGATGAGGAGATCACCACGCTCTTTTCAATTCGCAATT
The sequence above is drawn from the Pseudovibrio sp. Tun.PSC04-5.I4 genome and encodes:
- a CDS encoding MATE family efflux transporter, with product MLRFLLFRHELTNVIRVSGPLMLAMSGRTLMMIVDRLCLAAYSEQTLTASGPAVFMGMSAISFFSGITQIGRSAVAEINARDGAEAASKLGGRLFVVALLCVLGLNLTLPLLMNLSQFSARPEEIVVLENIYLSWAMLFGSIMILDGAASCYFGAIGNTRLIFKASLVGQLVSMPMTYLLVFGLYGFPELGMAGSAIGTVLGSFAVLLVYLPKTPLALRVAVIEELKSLTHISRGPLQVLVLFKRGLPLGAHDSADEIGNTAILWAASIIGTVALAANNFNVILNYIGIIPVIGIANGATILASQAVGKAQFDRIGKIASASLMIALTYVAFVTVMLQTFDEEITTLFSIRNYGIDVYELSISVTSLIWFYAVAFALSFISSGMLQSFHQNTFVFWVRIVTMWFGSVPAAYVIVLNFSLEEGALQYIWISLSAFELALGFIFASRLYFCVRKTVDRIDLLDVLIKRT